Proteins encoded by one window of Blautia argi:
- a CDS encoding thioester domain-containing protein, with translation MKTTWKKRCTAGFLAVLLGCSSLLAGGSSAFAAPLEQTDVKEETQAEDITIEQGETFDPASDFTGITVKDGEKVSLVLSADKEGKLFDADRPGRYDCIYQVQKPSGDTYEITRKIIVKEAGKEGESPQKEKKQKKEIKSGEEDAEPDGANIDTSALKEEEGVLFSVVPSSMEQAREKASLVQGERIVYPSDLGSYSTCYFYVNERIAYCLESNLQSPPSSDYVAEIYESNLNLQKVLYYGYGGPGDLTGEYLKNYSNDIKYVLTHLAASYCYGGEEVAFVGCTQDGLKRYGVMEYINYLCGQEAPPSAAISLSSTNETAFLEGDVQKTKNITLNGDHRNYITLSLPEGVTYHDTAGKEQKGDSIKIYGGTTFYFTAEKTVHGTWNSGDLGGQVGAQWKTLVVSTGSGNQDVGYGDFYEEPSAKVSFSIQWMDISWIEVIKEDAKSSVKLAGAVFGIYRDQACTDLILEMPPTDEKGATKAELTKTQDTVYIKEITAPKGYKLNTTAYNVNLEVAKTQTLTVKNEEQKGKIIIRKQGEKLTGVSGEAGNLQFTLYQCCICRGKV, from the coding sequence TTGAAAACAACATGGAAAAAACGATGTACAGCAGGATTTTTAGCTGTTTTATTAGGGTGTTCCTCTCTGCTTGCAGGTGGGAGCAGTGCTTTTGCAGCACCATTAGAACAGACAGATGTAAAAGAAGAAACACAGGCAGAAGACATTACGATTGAGCAGGGAGAAACTTTTGATCCGGCATCCGATTTCACCGGTATTACTGTAAAAGACGGAGAAAAGGTTTCTCTTGTTTTGTCAGCAGATAAAGAAGGAAAGCTGTTTGATGCAGACAGACCTGGAAGGTATGACTGTATTTACCAGGTCCAAAAACCTTCCGGAGATACTTATGAGATTACACGGAAAATCATTGTGAAGGAAGCGGGAAAGGAAGGAGAGAGTCCGCAAAAAGAGAAGAAACAGAAGAAAGAGATAAAAAGTGGGGAGGAAGATGCAGAGCCTGATGGTGCCAACATTGATACCAGTGCATTAAAGGAAGAAGAGGGTGTTTTGTTTTCCGTTGTCCCCTCTTCTATGGAACAGGCAAGGGAAAAAGCTTCTTTGGTGCAAGGGGAGAGGATTGTATACCCAAGTGATTTAGGTTCTTACAGTACCTGCTATTTTTACGTCAACGAACGGATTGCATACTGTCTGGAATCAAATCTGCAGTCACCGCCTTCGTCTGATTACGTGGCAGAAATTTATGAGAGCAACTTAAACTTACAGAAAGTTTTGTATTATGGATATGGAGGGCCGGGGGATTTAACCGGAGAATATCTAAAGAATTATAGCAATGATATCAAATATGTCCTGACACATTTAGCAGCAAGTTACTGTTATGGCGGAGAGGAAGTGGCATTTGTGGGCTGCACGCAGGACGGACTGAAACGCTATGGTGTCATGGAATACATCAATTATCTTTGCGGGCAGGAAGCACCGCCAAGTGCTGCCATCAGCCTTTCTTCCACAAACGAAACCGCTTTTTTGGAAGGAGATGTGCAGAAAACAAAAAATATCACATTAAATGGAGACCATAGAAATTATATTACCCTTTCTTTACCGGAAGGTGTGACTTACCATGATACTGCCGGAAAGGAGCAGAAAGGAGATTCCATTAAGATTTATGGTGGTACGACTTTTTACTTTACTGCAGAAAAAACCGTACATGGTACCTGGAATAGCGGAGATTTAGGCGGACAGGTAGGAGCTCAGTGGAAAACTCTGGTGGTTTCTACCGGTTCCGGCAATCAGGATGTTGGTTATGGGGATTTTTATGAGGAACCAAGTGCTAAGGTTTCATTTTCGATTCAATGGATGGATATTTCCTGGATCGAAGTCATCAAAGAAGATGCAAAAAGCAGTGTAAAACTTGCAGGGGCTGTTTTTGGGATTTATCGGGATCAGGCATGTACAGATTTGATTCTGGAGATGCCGCCAACAGATGAAAAAGGAGCAACTAAAGCGGAGCTGACAAAGACGCAGGATACAGTGTACATCAAGGAAATCACTGCACCGAAAGGGTATAAACTGAATACAACTGCTTACAATGTCAATCTGGAAGTAGCAAAAACACAAACACTGACTGTAAAAAATGAGGAACAAAAAGGGAAGATCATCATCCGAAAGCAGGGAGAAAAGCTGACAGGAGTATCTGGAGAGGCTGGAAATCTGCAATTTACCTTATACCAATGCTGCATTTGCAGGGGCAAAGTATAA
- a CDS encoding MSCRAMM family protein, with the protein MYSQDKQTKIYQAGDLAAELETKEDGSCSSDMLHLGTYKVVEQQAPDSLTIGKTEEERTHMVTLSYAGQTVEVVEEETQYENARPKVSVEVLKKSSNDDAALKGAIFGLYADEDITGADGSVLVTKGTLIQKAESNENGKAAFTADIPIGFHYVVKEIQAPPLYVQSSDSYEFFYEYKNDTTYTYTFAHTFKNKEVRGAVHIKKIDKDTQDSVSQGDGDLNGAVYGLYAAEDIQHPNGKTGLLYKKDQLVVQGTIEKGVLNFKDLYLGKYYVQEISAPPSNAYLLDQTKYPVDLAYEGQDVEIVQKNVTVLETIKKQAFQLIKISDDGSQTETELLEGAGFKVYLISELSKVKDGTLKPSNGTEYVPQDFIGYDFSKEETASYYENGEKIQTEEMFTDKKGYLCSPELPYGKYVCIESTIPENVEGIQPFLVTIDEDSREPQTWRVFNDRPMQFYFKIIKKDAQTELPILKNSAHYKIYDVEKKKYVTMKVRYPKPETIDVFETNEEGYLLTPEPLKMGTYRIEEVKSPELFVQTGFEQVLKKGEEILPLNEVTKEGTYEKAPRESITIKVDSNTAHEVEEETGKYIVVVEVKNDEAVGSLTIQKTGEVLVGAEKVTEQILTKLKNGLAKAVNQVSNLFTGEDVMETEKGCEFAYEEQGLAGAEFSIYARETIYSPDGQVDSEGNRIIRFEKGALVGTIVTDEKGKGTLNNLPIGKFYIKETKTGDSFVLDPAEQDFEITYKGQEVAVDYVTKEIKNQRQKVEIEVLKKSEATKEPLEGVSFGLYAGEDIVNAAGKVVVKKDELVAVEKTDQEGKLKYSDTIPHGKYYLKELEGLPGYLPYEEKIEIDASYTDPELEVISIQKEVENQPTKVEVTKTDITGEKEVEGARLQIKDEEGTVVEEWTSTNESHIIYALKPGKYILHEEQAPTENGYVKAEDVEFTVEETGEIQKVSMKDDHTKIDITKTDITGEQEIEGAKLQVLDEEGNIIEEWTSTKEPYRIEYLQPGKIYILHEEAAPEGFLIAEDVEFTVEETGEVQKVSMKDEVPMGQLIIKKTDAEDQTPLANVEFELKNKETEEVVGKLTTDKDGVATSELLPIATYEDGKAVGPITYVLSETKPLEGYEEHTETYEITFSYVDAKTKVIEVVKEIQNKKLPQTPEKPEDVKTGDNTMLLLPIGIAVVAAFGIGIVLWRIRRTKR; encoded by the coding sequence ATCTACAGCCAGGATAAGCAGACAAAAATCTATCAGGCAGGAGATTTGGCAGCAGAATTGGAGACAAAAGAAGACGGAAGTTGTTCTTCGGATATGCTTCATCTCGGAACCTATAAGGTGGTAGAACAGCAGGCTCCGGATTCCCTGACAATAGGGAAGACAGAGGAAGAGCGTACCCATATGGTAACCCTTTCTTATGCAGGGCAGACAGTAGAAGTGGTTGAGGAAGAAACACAATATGAAAATGCCAGACCAAAGGTATCTGTGGAAGTGCTGAAGAAATCAAGTAATGATGATGCGGCATTGAAGGGGGCAATTTTTGGACTGTATGCAGATGAAGATATTACCGGTGCAGACGGTTCCGTGCTGGTTACAAAGGGAACTTTGATACAGAAAGCGGAGTCTAATGAAAACGGGAAGGCTGCATTTACTGCGGATATCCCAATTGGCTTCCATTATGTAGTAAAGGAAATACAGGCACCACCTCTTTATGTTCAGAGCAGTGATAGTTATGAGTTCTTTTATGAATATAAAAATGATACGACCTACACGTATACCTTTGCACATACCTTTAAAAATAAAGAGGTACGGGGAGCAGTCCATATCAAGAAAATAGACAAAGATACACAGGACTCTGTAAGCCAGGGAGATGGAGATTTAAACGGGGCTGTCTATGGATTGTATGCGGCAGAAGATATTCAACACCCAAATGGAAAGACAGGACTGCTTTATAAAAAGGATCAGTTGGTCGTGCAGGGAACGATCGAAAAAGGTGTTCTGAATTTCAAAGATTTATATCTTGGAAAATACTATGTACAGGAAATTTCTGCACCTCCTTCCAATGCATATTTGCTGGATCAAACCAAATACCCGGTAGATCTTGCATATGAAGGGCAAGATGTGGAAATTGTGCAGAAAAATGTGACTGTTTTGGAAACCATAAAAAAACAGGCATTCCAGTTAATTAAAATCAGTGATGATGGCAGCCAGACGGAAACAGAATTGCTGGAGGGTGCCGGATTTAAAGTGTACCTGATCAGTGAACTTTCTAAAGTAAAGGATGGTACCTTAAAACCATCGAATGGAACCGAATATGTACCGCAGGATTTTATCGGATATGATTTCAGTAAAGAGGAAACTGCATCTTATTATGAAAATGGAGAAAAGATACAGACAGAAGAAATGTTTACCGACAAAAAAGGGTATCTGTGTTCCCCGGAACTTCCATATGGAAAATATGTGTGTATTGAAAGTACCATTCCGGAAAATGTAGAAGGAATTCAGCCGTTTTTGGTGACTATCGATGAAGACAGCAGGGAACCGCAGACATGGCGTGTCTTTAATGACCGTCCGATGCAGTTTTATTTTAAGATCATCAAAAAGGATGCACAGACGGAACTTCCAATTTTAAAGAACAGTGCCCACTATAAAATTTATGATGTGGAGAAGAAGAAATACGTCACTATGAAAGTACGGTATCCGAAGCCAGAAACAATTGACGTTTTTGAAACAAATGAGGAAGGCTATCTGTTGACGCCGGAGCCGCTTAAAATGGGAACTTACCGGATTGAAGAAGTAAAAAGCCCGGAACTGTTTGTACAGACCGGATTTGAACAGGTACTTAAAAAGGGAGAGGAAATCCTTCCGTTAAATGAGGTGACAAAGGAAGGGACTTATGAGAAAGCACCAAGGGAATCCATTACGATCAAAGTGGACAGCAATACTGCACATGAGGTGGAAGAGGAAACCGGAAAATATATTGTAGTGGTAGAAGTAAAGAACGATGAAGCGGTAGGAAGCCTGACGATCCAGAAAACAGGAGAAGTGCTTGTTGGTGCTGAAAAAGTAACAGAGCAGATACTGACAAAATTAAAGAATGGTCTGGCAAAGGCAGTAAACCAAGTGTCTAATCTGTTTACCGGAGAAGATGTTATGGAAACAGAAAAAGGATGTGAGTTTGCGTATGAAGAACAGGGACTTGCAGGAGCAGAATTCTCTATTTATGCAAGGGAAACCATTTACTCACCAGATGGACAGGTAGACAGTGAGGGTAATCGGATCATACGTTTTGAAAAAGGCGCATTGGTTGGAACGATTGTAACAGATGAAAAAGGAAAAGGGACTTTAAATAATCTTCCGATTGGAAAATTTTATATTAAAGAAACAAAAACGGGAGATTCCTTTGTGCTAGATCCAGCCGAACAGGATTTTGAAATCACCTATAAAGGACAAGAAGTGGCAGTTGACTATGTAACAAAGGAAATCAAGAATCAGAGGCAGAAAGTGGAAATTGAAGTGCTGAAAAAATCGGAAGCCACAAAAGAGCCACTGGAAGGGGTTTCATTTGGATTGTATGCAGGAGAAGATATTGTAAATGCAGCAGGAAAAGTTGTGGTGAAAAAGGATGAACTGGTAGCAGTTGAAAAAACAGATCAAGAAGGAAAATTGAAGTACTCGGATACCATTCCACACGGGAAATATTATCTGAAGGAACTGGAAGGTCTGCCAGGATATCTACCATATGAAGAGAAGATTGAAATTGATGCTTCTTATACGGATCCGGAATTGGAAGTGATTTCTATACAAAAAGAAGTGGAGAACCAGCCGACGAAAGTTGAAGTTACAAAAACAGACATTACTGGAGAAAAGGAAGTGGAAGGTGCCAGACTACAGATTAAAGATGAAGAAGGAACTGTAGTGGAAGAGTGGACTTCTACAAACGAATCGCATATCATTTATGCATTAAAACCGGGTAAGTACATACTTCACGAAGAACAGGCTCCAACAGAAAATGGATATGTGAAAGCAGAAGATGTGGAATTTACCGTAGAGGAAACCGGAGAAATCCAGAAAGTTTCCATGAAAGACGATCATACAAAGATAGACATCACAAAAACGGATATCACCGGAGAACAGGAAATTGAAGGAGCCAAGTTACAGGTACTGGACGAAGAGGGAAATATCATAGAAGAATGGACCTCTACCAAAGAACCTTACCGGATCGAGTATCTACAGCCGGGAAAAATATATATCCTTCATGAAGAAGCTGCACCGGAAGGATTTTTGATTGCAGAAGATGTAGAATTTACTGTAGAGGAAACCGGAGAAGTACAGAAAGTTTCCATGAAAGATGAAGTACCAATGGGGCAGTTAATTATTAAGAAAACAGATGCAGAAGATCAGACACCACTTGCCAATGTGGAATTTGAATTGAAAAACAAAGAGACTGAGGAAGTGGTTGGAAAACTTACTACAGATAAAGATGGAGTTGCAACCAGTGAACTGCTGCCGATTGCCACATACGAAGACGGAAAAGCAGTAGGACCGATTACTTATGTATTATCGGAAACGAAACCGTTGGAAGGATATGAAGAGCATACGGAAACCTATGAAATCACATTTAGTTATGTGGACGCAAAAACAAAGGTTATTGAAGTGGTAAAAGAAATCCAGAATAAGAAACTTCCGCAGACACCGGAAAAACCAGAGGACGTAAAAACCGGGGATAATACCATGCTCCTGCTGCCAATCGGTATTGCAGTAGTAGCGGCCTTTGGTATTGGTATTGTCCTTTGGCGGATCAGACGCACAAAGAGATAA
- a CDS encoding SPL family radical SAM protein has translation MHNCSYCYARSLLDFRGLWNAENPRVADIQKIRRKLEKVPPGTILRLGGMTDCFQPMESQEQITYQTIEQLNEYGIGYLIVTKSHLAGEERYRKLYDPKLAHIQITITCFDDKKALAYEKASSPSKRLRALLKLQEEGFDVTLRLSPLIEEYLDFDYLNRLPVDKVLVEFLRVNGWIKKWFPDLDYQKYVLRQSGYWHLPLEEKIRILEKIHLPLTVCEDVTEHYEYWKQHINPNPLDCCNLRK, from the coding sequence ATGCATAATTGTTCCTACTGCTATGCACGCAGCCTTTTGGATTTCCGCGGACTTTGGAATGCAGAAAATCCAAGAGTGGCAGATATCCAGAAAATCCGGAGAAAATTGGAAAAGGTGCCACCGGGAACCATTTTAAGACTTGGAGGCATGACAGATTGCTTTCAGCCGATGGAAAGTCAGGAACAGATTACCTATCAAACCATAGAACAGTTAAATGAATATGGTATTGGGTATCTGATTGTGACAAAATCCCATCTGGCAGGAGAGGAACGATACCGGAAACTTTATGATCCGAAGCTGGCACATATCCAGATCACCATTACCTGTTTTGATGATAAAAAGGCTCTTGCCTATGAAAAGGCAAGTAGTCCGTCAAAGCGGTTAAGGGCATTGTTAAAATTACAGGAAGAGGGCTTTGATGTCACATTACGATTAAGCCCTCTGATTGAGGAGTATTTGGATTTTGATTACTTAAATAGGCTGCCGGTAGACAAAGTTTTGGTAGAATTTCTTCGGGTGAATGGGTGGATTAAAAAGTGGTTTCCGGACTTGGATTACCAGAAATATGTTCTGCGTCAGAGTGGGTACTGGCATTTACCATTGGAAGAAAAAATCAGGATATTGGAAAAAATTCATCTTCCGTTGACGGTCTGTGAAGATGTCACAGAACATTATGAATATTGGAAACAGCATATCAATCCAAACCCACTGGATTGCTGTAATTTAAGAAAATAA
- a CDS encoding class B sortase codes for MILLAAGVWIYQIISEYQTAEREYEQLQEYVKVEKNTRDPENTKPNVAEDDKEGEKQEETVTVDFASLQAINPDIVAWLRIPGVLEYPVVRGEDNSYYLNHTVQKTYNIAGSIFLDYRNERDFSDSKNIIYGHNMKDGSMFHVLRNYQDIDFFQEHTDMEVYLPDGRTLNYQITACEQVPADSEIYQIERGYAEDSKENEIILSTCSAKANIRIVIKADLKK; via the coding sequence GTGATCTTGCTGGCAGCAGGAGTCTGGATTTATCAGATTATTAGTGAATATCAAACAGCGGAACGGGAATATGAACAGTTACAAGAATATGTAAAAGTAGAGAAGAATACAAGGGATCCGGAAAATACGAAACCAAATGTTGCAGAAGATGATAAGGAAGGAGAAAAGCAGGAAGAAACTGTAACGGTGGATTTTGCTTCTCTGCAGGCAATTAACCCAGATATTGTAGCGTGGCTTCGGATTCCGGGGGTGTTGGAATATCCAGTAGTGAGAGGGGAAGATAATTCCTACTATTTAAACCATACGGTGCAAAAAACTTACAATATTGCGGGCAGTATTTTTTTAGATTACCGGAATGAACGAGACTTTTCAGATAGTAAGAATATTATCTATGGCCATAATATGAAAGACGGCAGTATGTTTCATGTATTGAGAAATTATCAGGATATTGATTTTTTTCAGGAGCACACGGATATGGAGGTTTATTTACCGGATGGAAGAACTTTGAACTATCAGATTACAGCTTGTGAACAGGTACCGGCAGATAGTGAGATTTATCAGATAGAAAGAGGATATGCTGAGGATAGTAAGGAAAATGAAATCATATTGTCTACTTGTAGTGCAAAAGCAAATATCCGGATTGTTATAAAAGCGGATTTGAAAAAATAA
- a CDS encoding RNase H1/viroplasmin domain-containing protein: MAKKKVFAVKRGKTTGLFYSWAECQESVNGYPGAEFKGFSAEEEAKAYLEGKETAKDCVKYS; this comes from the coding sequence ATGGCTAAAAAGAAAGTTTTTGCCGTAAAAAGGGGAAAAACAACAGGTTTGTTTTATTCTTGGGCTGAATGCCAAGAGTCGGTCAATGGATATCCTGGGGCAGAATTCAAAGGCTTTTCTGCAGAAGAAGAGGCCAAAGCATATTTGGAGGGTAAAGAAACAGCCAAAGATTGCGTCAAATACTCATGA
- a CDS encoding type II toxin-antitoxin system RnlA family toxin codes for MEEGLIVYVDGSFDEKIGKYSFGCIILTPNGETIKESGNGDNPESLAIRNVAGEMLGAMYAVKWAIKNGYISLDLRYDYEGIEKWATGEWKAKNTLTQKYAEFMKEHQKHLNIKFTKIKAHTGDFYNEEVDKLAKAALTEGKGIPKIKRGDFWFTVEGITEDDLIAVLGLVKEEIGSDKIAEEEKSIAHGKSISLKISNKDRVVVSHYSKSNTVVMQGKPQLLFQQS; via the coding sequence TTGGAAGAGGGATTAATTGTATATGTAGATGGCAGTTTTGATGAAAAAATAGGAAAATATTCGTTTGGATGTATTATTCTTACTCCAAATGGGGAGACTATTAAAGAATCCGGAAATGGTGATAATCCAGAATCATTAGCAATCCGAAATGTTGCCGGCGAAATGCTTGGTGCTATGTATGCTGTGAAATGGGCTATAAAAAATGGATATATCAGTCTGGATTTACGGTATGACTATGAAGGCATTGAGAAATGGGCAACTGGTGAATGGAAGGCAAAAAATACATTAACTCAAAAATATGCAGAGTTTATGAAAGAACATCAGAAACATTTGAATATTAAATTTACAAAAATAAAAGCTCATACGGGTGATTTTTATAATGAAGAAGTTGATAAGCTGGCAAAAGCAGCATTGACAGAAGGAAAAGGAATTCCTAAAATTAAACGTGGTGATTTTTGGTTTACGGTTGAAGGGATTACAGAAGATGATTTGATTGCCGTTCTTGGATTAGTAAAAGAAGAGATAGGTTCTGATAAGATAGCAGAAGAGGAAAAAAGCATAGCCCATGGTAAATCCATATCTCTTAAGATCAGCAATAAAGATAGAGTTGTGGTATCTCATTATAGCAAAAGCAATACAGTGGTTATGCAGGGAAAACCGCAACTGCTTTTTCAACAATCATAA
- a CDS encoding type II toxin-antitoxin system RnlB family antitoxin: protein MNNFEIIKLNNVEDNILIVMKTSEPPFDFLSEMEEALRNIQYLGYVTIDELLHSGNTEERFIQGFFNGNSFENGKFKFTVY, encoded by the coding sequence ATGAATAACTTTGAGATTATTAAATTAAATAATGTAGAAGATAATATACTTATTGTTATGAAAACTAGCGAGCCTCCTTTTGACTTTCTTAGTGAAATGGAGGAAGCACTTCGTAATATACAGTATTTGGGGTATGTTACGATTGATGAACTATTACACAGTGGGAATACGGAAGAACGGTTTATTCAGGGCTTTTTTAATGGGAATTCTTTTGAAAATGGAAAATTCAAATTTACTGTTTATTGA